One stretch of Armigeres subalbatus isolate Guangzhou_Male chromosome 2, GZ_Asu_2, whole genome shotgun sequence DNA includes these proteins:
- the LOC134218057 gene encoding heparin sulfate O-sulfotransferase — protein MLTTKYFFLLILIAAGLVFIVLFHWFAANYGPDEQRTASMQFGAGGNSDRLLQNSVRHWQTMTNLEDPALKTINFDEQLVVIYNRVPKTGSTSFVNLTYDLCRKNAFHVLHINITANMHVMSLPNQIRFVRNVTAWDAMKPAFYHGHLAYLNFAKLGVPAARPLYINLIRKPLDRLVSYYYFLRYGDDYRPHLVRHRAGDTMTFDDCVARQKPDCDPTNMWLQIPFFCGHAAECWKPGSKWALEQAKRNLVNEYFLVGVTEEMEEFIELLEVALPRLFTGAVDHFRKSNKSHLRRTKSKVDPQPQTVSQIQKSAIWQMENELYEFALEQFHFMQKKLRTPTGKSPMQDFFYEKIKPNSVVTGNRN, from the exons ATGCTGACGACAAAGTATTTTTTCCTCCTGATCCTCATAGCCGCCGGGTTAGTTTTCATTGTGCTTTTTCACTGGTTTGCTGCAAACTACGGGCCAGATGAGCAGCGAACGGCGTCAATGCAATTCGGTGCAGGAG GGAATTCGGATAGACTGCTCCAGAATAGTGTACGACATTGGCAAACGATGACCAACCTGGAAGACCCCGCGCTCAAGACAATAAACTTCGATGAACAGCTCGTCGTTATTTACAATCGTGTTCCTAAGACCGGAAGCACCAGTTTTGTAAATCTTACCTATGATCTCTGCCGGAAGAACGCATTCCACGTGCTCCACATTAATATCACAGCTAACATGCACGTGATGTCCCTCCCAAACCAAATTCGCTTTGTGCGAAATGTGACAGCGTGGGATGCGATGAAACCGGCCTTCTACCATGGCCATTTAGCCTATTTGAACTTTGCCAAGTTGGGTGTTCCGGCTGCCAGGCCACTATATATAAACTTGATCCGGAAACCGTTAGACCGATTGGTTTCGTATTACTATTTTCTGCGCTATGGTGATGATTATAGACCTCATTTAGTGCGCCATCGAGCCGGCGATACGATGACGTTCGATGATTGCGTCGCTCGCCAGAAACCCGATTGTGACCCAACGAACATGTGGCTCCAGATACCGTTCTTTTGTGGACATGCGGCGGAGTGCTGGAAACCAGGCAGCAAATGGGCTCTGGAGCAGGCTAAGAGGAATCTAGTCAACGAGTATTTTCTCGTGGGGGTCACCGAAGAAATGGAAGAGTTCATCGAGCTGCTGGAAGTTGCACTCCCCAG ACTCTTCACGGGAGCCGTTGACCATTTTCGCAAATCAAATAAGTCGCATCTACGTCGAACCAAATCCAAGGTGGATCCTCAGCCGCAAACCGTTAGCCAAATCCAGAAATCCGCCATCTGGCAGATGGAAAACGAGTTGTACGAATTTGCCCTGGAGCAGTTCCATTTTATGCAGAAAAAACTCCGCACTCCAACAGGTAAGAGCCCAATGCAAGATTTTTTCTACGAAAAGATAAAGCCAAATTCAGTGGTTACCGGGAATCGCAACTAG